Proteins encoded within one genomic window of Glycine soja cultivar W05 chromosome 1, ASM419377v2, whole genome shotgun sequence:
- the LOC114414742 gene encoding uncharacterized protein LOC114414742 isoform X1: MGPKDNVADSDQLKFQIREKVIERARMVFRLNDLENYNLYRRNYGIARKMDILRHLHLALDNFSCANKPHKGRAIKSCTTEELDNKKLNYMMLHGTRNLIEEKKLLRNKNMCHKTDDASSSRLLELMKNVQMKYSSYNHHCKQKNCDKLHKEIKRFEVTRKKSAQLKQGIRNHVKIMSDELMEMRKKKHALETKIKHVNREIEVINEEIIRSFQKHLKGRFCRNDAYLFMLQEMKNKGYWVLNSIDLGYDQAFGFRDIYSKKFLCYNISTLNDDDLSCNKDFSK; this comes from the exons ATGGGACCGAAGGACAATGTTGCAGATAGCGATCAACTAAAATTTCAGATACGAGAAAAAGTG ATTGAACGGGCAAGGATGGTTTTTAGGCTGAATGATTTGGAGAACTACAATCTTTATAGACGCAATTATGGTATTGCTAGGAAAATGGACATCCTGAGGCATTTGCATCTGGCACTAGACAATTTCTCTTGTGCAAATAAACCACATAAAGGGAGAGCTATCAAGTCATGCACAACAGAAGAGCTAGACAATAAG AAGTTGAATTATATGATGCTACATGGGACTAGAAACTTGATTGAGGAAAAGAAgctattaagaaataaaaatatgtgcCACAAGACAGATGATGCTTCAAGTTCACGTCTTCTAGAGCTCATGAAGAAT GTACAGATGAAATATAGTTCTTACAATCATCactgtaaacaaaaaaattgtgataaactcCATAAAGAAATCAAACGTTTTGAAGTGACAAGGAAAAAGTCAGCACAATTAAAGCAAGGCATCAGAAATCATGTGAAg ATTATGAGTGATGAGTTGATggagatgaggaagaaaaagcaTGCACTTGAGACCAAAATTAAGCATGTTAATAGAGAAATAGAGGTcataaatgaagaaattataaGGTCCTTTCAGAAGCACTTGAAAGGTAGATTTTGCAGAAATGATGCATATCTTTTTATGCTTCAGgagatgaaaaataaaggatACTGGGTCCTCAATTCTATTGACTTGGGATATGATCAGGCCTTTGGCTTTCGTGACATCTATTCGAAGAAGTTTTTATGTTATAATATAAGCACTTTGAATGACGATGACCTGTCTTGTAATAAAGACTTCTCCAAATAG
- the LOC114414742 gene encoding uncharacterized protein LOC114414742 isoform X4, with protein sequence MGPKDNVADSDQLKFQIREKVIERARMVFRLNDLENYNLYRRNYGIARKMDILRHLHLALDNFSCANKPHKGRAIKSCTTEELDNKKLNYMMLHGTRNLIEEKKLLRNKNMCHKTDDASSSRLLELMKNVQMKYSSYNHHCKQKNCDKLHKEIKRFEVTRKKSAQLKQGIRNHVKIMSDELMEMRKKKHALETKIKHVNREIEVINEEIIRSFQKHLKGEGVTNIHSFSKRTQLKSLYIKL encoded by the exons ATGGGACCGAAGGACAATGTTGCAGATAGCGATCAACTAAAATTTCAGATACGAGAAAAAGTG ATTGAACGGGCAAGGATGGTTTTTAGGCTGAATGATTTGGAGAACTACAATCTTTATAGACGCAATTATGGTATTGCTAGGAAAATGGACATCCTGAGGCATTTGCATCTGGCACTAGACAATTTCTCTTGTGCAAATAAACCACATAAAGGGAGAGCTATCAAGTCATGCACAACAGAAGAGCTAGACAATAAG AAGTTGAATTATATGATGCTACATGGGACTAGAAACTTGATTGAGGAAAAGAAgctattaagaaataaaaatatgtgcCACAAGACAGATGATGCTTCAAGTTCACGTCTTCTAGAGCTCATGAAGAAT GTACAGATGAAATATAGTTCTTACAATCATCactgtaaacaaaaaaattgtgataaactcCATAAAGAAATCAAACGTTTTGAAGTGACAAGGAAAAAGTCAGCACAATTAAAGCAAGGCATCAGAAATCATGTGAAg ATTATGAGTGATGAGTTGATggagatgaggaagaaaaagcaTGCACTTGAGACCAAAATTAAGCATGTTAATAGAGAAATAGAGGTcataaatgaagaaattataaGGTCCTTTCAGAAGCACTTGAAAG GAGAAGGCGTAACAAACATACATTCGTTCTCGAAAAGAACTCAACTGAAGTCGTTGTACATTAAACTTTAG
- the LOC114414742 gene encoding uncharacterized protein LOC114414742 isoform X3, translated as MGPKDNVADSDQLKFQIREKVIERARMVFRLNDLENYNLYRRNYGIARKMDILRHLHLALDNFSCANKPHKGRAIKSCTTEELDNKKLNYMMLHGTRNLIEEKKLLRNKNMCHKTDDASSSRLLELMKNMKYSSYNHHCKQKNCDKLHKEIKRFEVTRKKSAQLKQGIRNHVKIMSDELMEMRKKKHALETKIKHVNREIEVINEEIIRSFQKHLKGRFCRNDAYLFMLQEMKNKGYWVLNSIDLGYDQAFGFRDIYSKKFLCYNISTLNDDDLSCNKDFSK; from the exons ATGGGACCGAAGGACAATGTTGCAGATAGCGATCAACTAAAATTTCAGATACGAGAAAAAGTG ATTGAACGGGCAAGGATGGTTTTTAGGCTGAATGATTTGGAGAACTACAATCTTTATAGACGCAATTATGGTATTGCTAGGAAAATGGACATCCTGAGGCATTTGCATCTGGCACTAGACAATTTCTCTTGTGCAAATAAACCACATAAAGGGAGAGCTATCAAGTCATGCACAACAGAAGAGCTAGACAATAAG AAGTTGAATTATATGATGCTACATGGGACTAGAAACTTGATTGAGGAAAAGAAgctattaagaaataaaaatatgtgcCACAAGACAGATGATGCTTCAAGTTCACGTCTTCTAGAGCTCATGAAGAAT ATGAAATATAGTTCTTACAATCATCactgtaaacaaaaaaattgtgataaactcCATAAAGAAATCAAACGTTTTGAAGTGACAAGGAAAAAGTCAGCACAATTAAAGCAAGGCATCAGAAATCATGTGAAg ATTATGAGTGATGAGTTGATggagatgaggaagaaaaagcaTGCACTTGAGACCAAAATTAAGCATGTTAATAGAGAAATAGAGGTcataaatgaagaaattataaGGTCCTTTCAGAAGCACTTGAAAGGTAGATTTTGCAGAAATGATGCATATCTTTTTATGCTTCAGgagatgaaaaataaaggatACTGGGTCCTCAATTCTATTGACTTGGGATATGATCAGGCCTTTGGCTTTCGTGACATCTATTCGAAGAAGTTTTTATGTTATAATATAAGCACTTTGAATGACGATGACCTGTCTTGTAATAAAGACTTCTCCAAATAG
- the LOC114414742 gene encoding uncharacterized protein LOC114414742 isoform X2: MGPKDNVADSDQLKFQIREKVIERARMVFRLNDLENYNLYRRNYGIARKMDILRHLHLALDNFSCANKPHKGRAIKSCTTEELDNKLNYMMLHGTRNLIEEKKLLRNKNMCHKTDDASSSRLLELMKNVQMKYSSYNHHCKQKNCDKLHKEIKRFEVTRKKSAQLKQGIRNHVKIMSDELMEMRKKKHALETKIKHVNREIEVINEEIIRSFQKHLKGRFCRNDAYLFMLQEMKNKGYWVLNSIDLGYDQAFGFRDIYSKKFLCYNISTLNDDDLSCNKDFSK, translated from the exons ATGGGACCGAAGGACAATGTTGCAGATAGCGATCAACTAAAATTTCAGATACGAGAAAAAGTG ATTGAACGGGCAAGGATGGTTTTTAGGCTGAATGATTTGGAGAACTACAATCTTTATAGACGCAATTATGGTATTGCTAGGAAAATGGACATCCTGAGGCATTTGCATCTGGCACTAGACAATTTCTCTTGTGCAAATAAACCACATAAAGGGAGAGCTATCAAGTCATGCACAACAGAAGAGCTAGACAATAAG TTGAATTATATGATGCTACATGGGACTAGAAACTTGATTGAGGAAAAGAAgctattaagaaataaaaatatgtgcCACAAGACAGATGATGCTTCAAGTTCACGTCTTCTAGAGCTCATGAAGAAT GTACAGATGAAATATAGTTCTTACAATCATCactgtaaacaaaaaaattgtgataaactcCATAAAGAAATCAAACGTTTTGAAGTGACAAGGAAAAAGTCAGCACAATTAAAGCAAGGCATCAGAAATCATGTGAAg ATTATGAGTGATGAGTTGATggagatgaggaagaaaaagcaTGCACTTGAGACCAAAATTAAGCATGTTAATAGAGAAATAGAGGTcataaatgaagaaattataaGGTCCTTTCAGAAGCACTTGAAAGGTAGATTTTGCAGAAATGATGCATATCTTTTTATGCTTCAGgagatgaaaaataaaggatACTGGGTCCTCAATTCTATTGACTTGGGATATGATCAGGCCTTTGGCTTTCGTGACATCTATTCGAAGAAGTTTTTATGTTATAATATAAGCACTTTGAATGACGATGACCTGTCTTGTAATAAAGACTTCTCCAAATAG